Proteins co-encoded in one Arachis hypogaea cultivar Tifrunner chromosome 13, arahy.Tifrunner.gnm2.J5K5, whole genome shotgun sequence genomic window:
- the LOC112735093 gene encoding uncharacterized protein → MTINKAMCDLGASINLIPSFLVKKLCIEEVKPIQMSLELVDKSVICPRDVIENLLVKVDKFIFPADFVVLDSDEDEGDSIILGKPFLAIARAIIDVEKGELALRMHDESVTLNVFPET, encoded by the coding sequence ATGACCATCAACAAGGcaatgtgtgacttaggggctagTATCAATCTGATACCTTCCTTTCTagtgaaaaagctatgcatagaagaagtgaaaccaatacagatgtcttTAGAATTGGTGGACAAGTCAGTGATATGTCCCAGGGATGTGATTGAGAACCTTCTAGTAAAGGTAGACAAATTCATattccctgctgattttgtggtcttAGATTCAGATGAAGATGAAGGTGATTCCATCATACTGGGAAAACCATTCTTGGCCATTGCTAGGGCCATTATAGACGTAGAGAAAGGAGAGTTGGCCCTCAGAATGCATGATGAAAGCGTCACCCTGAATGTATTTCCGGAAACATAG